One Gloeothece verrucosa PCC 7822 DNA window includes the following coding sequences:
- a CDS encoding ABC transporter ATP-binding protein → MKTRSNYWQLLPYLWPQWPRIAKGLACILGFVLATLVLPSLAGKVSAFVGEGNVQEVAYWIGITTGVFLIRGLFQYGQNIFMISASLDMVLALRKQVYTHLHKLGLDYFEQAKTGDLTYRLTEDLDRIGEVVDKLSHQFLSCALQIIAIPIYMLYLNWPLTLASFILAPLMAWLIGRFGEELLVLSRRSQNQISNLSALLTEVFGGIRIVQAFAAQNYEVKRFSQEAEQNRKAKYRAYQVKATQYPVVGFLEAVSIMLLFLLGGWQISQGKLSSQDFISYLAAVALLLQPIDLVISNYNEYKQAEASVDRVFELLNVTPSLSEKKDALILPPVTGKVEYHGVCFAYQPEKPILNDFSLLVQPGEVIALVGASGAGKTTLINLLLRFYDPQSGQILIDGIDIRNVTLTSLRHQMGIVPQDTTLFSGTIAENIAYGQEELDWTAIEEAAKIANAHAFIVQLPQGYHTWVGERGVNLSGGQRQRLAIARAVLLNPRILILDEATSALDSQSEALVQEALERVMQNRTVFIIAHRLSTVRRADCILVLEQGQVIESGTHSELLNRGGRYAQFYAQQFQE, encoded by the coding sequence ATGAAAACCCGTTCTAATTATTGGCAGTTATTGCCTTATCTGTGGCCCCAATGGCCGAGAATAGCCAAAGGTTTGGCCTGTATTTTAGGATTTGTCTTAGCCACTTTGGTACTTCCCTCGCTTGCCGGAAAGGTGTCAGCGTTTGTTGGTGAGGGAAATGTTCAGGAAGTGGCCTATTGGATAGGGATAACCACAGGGGTGTTTTTGATTCGGGGACTGTTTCAATATGGGCAAAATATCTTTATGATTTCTGCCTCTTTAGATATGGTTTTGGCTTTGCGAAAACAAGTCTATACCCATCTGCACAAACTCGGGTTAGATTATTTTGAACAGGCAAAAACCGGAGACTTGACTTATCGTTTAACAGAAGACCTTGATCGCATCGGTGAGGTGGTGGATAAGTTATCTCACCAGTTTCTCTCTTGTGCTTTACAGATTATTGCTATCCCTATCTATATGCTTTATCTGAACTGGCCTTTAACCTTGGCAAGTTTTATTTTAGCTCCCTTGATGGCTTGGTTAATTGGTCGTTTTGGTGAAGAGTTATTGGTGTTATCTCGCCGCAGTCAAAATCAGATTTCCAATTTATCGGCCCTTCTCACAGAAGTGTTCGGCGGCATCCGTATTGTACAAGCCTTTGCCGCCCAAAATTATGAAGTCAAGCGTTTTAGCCAGGAAGCTGAACAAAATCGCAAAGCCAAGTATCGCGCCTATCAAGTAAAAGCCACACAGTACCCAGTAGTGGGTTTTTTGGAAGCGGTGAGTATTATGTTGCTGTTTTTGTTGGGGGGTTGGCAAATCTCTCAAGGAAAACTGAGTTCTCAAGACTTTATTAGTTACCTAGCCGCAGTGGCTTTACTCCTACAGCCGATTGATTTAGTGATCAGTAATTACAATGAGTATAAGCAAGCAGAAGCCTCTGTTGATCGTGTCTTTGAACTGTTGAATGTAACACCGAGTCTGTCTGAGAAAAAAGATGCTCTCATTCTGCCGCCGGTGACGGGTAAGGTAGAATATCATGGCGTTTGTTTTGCCTATCAACCTGAGAAGCCGATTCTCAATGATTTTTCTCTGTTAGTTCAACCCGGAGAAGTGATTGCTTTAGTGGGTGCATCCGGTGCGGGTAAAACCACTCTGATTAATCTATTGTTACGGTTTTATGACCCTCAGTCGGGGCAAATTCTCATTGATGGTATTGATATCCGAAACGTTACTTTAACCAGTTTGCGTCATCAAATGGGAATTGTTCCTCAAGATACCACGCTTTTTTCCGGTACCATTGCTGAAAATATTGCTTACGGACAAGAAGAATTAGATTGGACAGCCATCGAAGAAGCGGCTAAAATTGCCAATGCTCATGCGTTTATTGTTCAGTTACCCCAAGGTTATCACACTTGGGTCGGAGAAAGAGGGGTAAACTTATCAGGAGGTCAACGTCAACGCCTGGCCATTGCTCGCGCTGTACTTCTTAATCCCCGTATTTTAATCTTAGATGAGGCCACTTCAGCCTTAGATTCTCAATCAGAAGCTTTAGTTCAAGAAGCCCTAGAAAGAGTCATGCAAAACCGTACTGTATTTATTATTGCTCATCGTCTCAGTACCGTGCGGCGTGCCGATTGTATTTTAGTCTTAGAACAAGGCCAAGTCATTGAGTCTGGTACTCACAGCGAACTTTTAAACCGGGGCGGACGTTACGCTCAATTTTATGCTCAACAATTTCAAGAATGA